The Streptomyces fungicidicus nucleotide sequence CGCTCCCGCACCTCCCGCGGGAAGGATCCGTAGTTCTGCGGCATCTGCACCGACCCGGGCCCACCGGGCCCACCGGGATTGAAGAACAGCGTGCCGACCCGCTTGCCCGGCCCCGTCGCCTTCCGCCTGACGACCGCCAGCTCGATCGCCCGCCCACCGGGGTCGCGGTAGTCCAGCGGCACCTCGGCGGTGGCACAGTCGAACGGACTGCCCTGCACACAGGGCCTCCAGTCCAGCTCCGGCGCGGGCACCAAGGGCGCCGGCCCTCCACCGGCGACGGCGGGCCCCAGCCCCGTGAACGCGGTCGAGCAGGCCACCACCCCGGCGACCACCGCGGCACAACGCCGCCGCCCGCCTATCGGTCCAGGTATACGCATCCCTGTTCCAACCTCACGCTAGAGCGCCCGAAGCCACCCCGACCGCGACCCCGGCACGCCTCCGCGTCCACCCCACCCCGCCCCACCGCCCCACGCGACCCCACAGCGTCCGACTGGCGGACGGAGCCCCTCACACTCCGAGGAATGACCATGGACCTGTCCGACGAGGGCGAGCCCCTCGCCCCCGAATGGACCGCCCTGGACAACAACCTGGCCGGCATCCTCCCCGGCCACCGAGACGCCTCCTACGCCGCCGAACGCTTCGTCCGCGTCGGCTGGAGATCGACCTCATCCTCCTGGCACGGCTACGAGGTCACCACCCGCTGGTGCGAACTCAACCTCGACCCCACCGACGACCACGGCGTCCTCCTGAACGGAGTCATAGCCCCCGATCACCTCACCACCCTGGCAGCCCTCCTCGACCGCTTCGAGCTCCCCTACTCCCTGGAGCTCTACGACGAGACCGGCACCTTGACCCGCGAACTCAACTCCGCTTCCGACCAGACACGTTGAAGCGACCGGATCCCGTCCCGGGCTTCGGGCAGGCACCGCGGCGGGCCGTACCGGCCACCCCTTGCGCCGGCCGGTTGCTCGGTCCTCACTGACGCTGCCGAGCCATGAGCGCTGGAATCATGGCGATCTTCTCTGCCGTGAGAGCCGACCAGTCCACGCCTGACGGTCGGTGAGGGCTCGGGCAGGCGATGGTTTCGTCAGGGGTCACGATCAGGTCGACGCTGACGTCGTGTTCGGTAGTAGGGATGGCGGTCTCGGTCACCTGCAGTGCGTGGACGGTGGTGACGACGATGGTCTCAGGCGTTACCAGGCCGGCCTCGGTGAGCAGGGCGAATTCGATGTCCGAGTAGCCGGCGCCCTTGCCGACGCGGGAGCCGTCGCGGTTGACGGCGACGCTGCCGAGGATGATGAGGTCCAGCGGTCGGAGGGCGTCGACCTCGACGGTGGGGGCGATGGCAGCAGCGGTGCGGCTGGCTGCCGCCTCGGCGGGTGGGACGGTGAGCGCAGCCGGGTCGAGGAGGTAGAACGGCTTGAGGGTGGCCAACTTCGGGACGGCCATGTAGACGGTCTTCCTCTCCTCCAAGGCCCTTGTCCGGACAGGGTGTTGAGCCTTGTCCGGTACGGCCTTGACGACGCTCG carries:
- a CDS encoding 5-formyltetrahydrofolate cyclo-ligase, with protein sequence MAVNSLDRFKQAVRTQVWDVLTAADAVHDSSVHGRIPHFKGSEQAASRLAELPAWQRASVVKAVPDKAQHPVRTRALEERKTVYMAVPKLATLKPFYLLDPAALTVPPAEAAASRTAAAIAPTVEVDALRPLDLIILGSVAVNRDGSRVGKGAGYSDIEFALLTEAGLVTPETIVVTTVHALQVTETAIPTTEHDVSVDLIVTPDETIACPSPHRPSGVDWSALTAEKIAMIPALMARQRQ